From the genome of Nakamurella flavida:
CCGTTCGTGGATTGATACCCAGTGTGCGCGAGGCGGTCTCCAATGTGATGCCCTGGCGCATCAGCCGCAGCAACGGGGTCCACGCGGGCTCGCCTCCCGCCGGCGGGTCGGCCCGCTGCCAGATCTCCGCGAAGTAGGCGCGGGTGAGATCGGCCAACGCGGCGTTGCGGATACCCAGCACGCTGGTCGGGCGACCCTCGCCCCACTCGAACGGCATCGAGACCTGGTCGCCGTCCACCCAGAACCAACTGGGCGGAGTCTGCATGCTCCGGAAGGCCAGGCCGGCCCGGGTGTAGCGGTCCATCCGGTCCCGGGCGGCCGGGTCGCCCAGGGAGGAGGTGGGCACGATGACCCGCACGGTGTCCTTGGCGGCCAGGGCCCGGCCGAATCGTTCCCGGCGTTCCGGCGAGGTGGCCAGGAACCGCTCGATCGCGGGGAGCACGGCGTCCAGCGTCCCGCTGTCGTGCTGGGCGGTGTCGAACCACAGGTCCTCGGAGGCGTGCTCGCCGTGGCGGATGGTCACCGGGACCAGATCGGTGGAGACCTCGCCGACCGCGAAGTGGCGGAGCATCCCCGGCAGGGCGGTCACGATCCGCTCGAGGTCCCCCAGACCGTCGGCGACCCTGGCGCGCACGTCGGCCCGCGAGGCGGCGGCCGCCTGCGCGGCCCAGTCGGCCGGGTGCCGGTAGTCGATCCGGCCGTCCCTGACCTCCAGCACCCCACGGGCCTGCAGCCGGTCGACGGCCGCCCCCACCTGCGTGGGGTCGAGGTGGGCCAGGGCGGCGATCTCCCCGACCGTGGCGGGTCGACCACGATGGATGACCGCCAGCAGCGTGTCGTCGTCCATGACCATCCTTGCTGACGGCACCCCCGGGGTTGACCGAGCGTGCATACCTGAACACTGCCCGCAACCGGACATGTCCGCAACCGGATCTTGATTCTGGAACAGGACCATCCGGACACTCCACGCTGGGTAGGCAGGTCCGCGCCCCCAGTCCTGGAGGAACCATGATCGGCTGTCTCGCGGCCACCGGCCCGGGCGGGATCAGACCGTGGCTGCTGGCCGGGGTCGCGCTGCTCCTCCTCGGCGCCGTCTGTCTCGTCGTCCGACCCCGCCGTCGGGCGGTGCCGACGCCCGTGGGGATGTCGGTGGGCCTGGTCGTCGTGCTGGTGGTCGGGGGGACGGTGGCCGGACCCGCCCCCGTGGCCCGGGCCACGGACGGGGACGCCGGGACCGTGAGCTGCCCGAGCGCGGGATCCACCGGGACTCCGGCCCGCGCACCGTCGACCGCCATCGGCGGGGACACCGAGATCACCTACGTCAGCGGAGGTGTCACCGTTCACGGCAGCTACCGCGGTCCGGTGGACCCCGCCCGCCCGGTCCCCGCGGTGGTCATCGTCGGCGGCACCGGGGCCGTGGACCGCAACGGCGACGCCCCGGGCCTGGCCACCGGGGCCTACCGGTGGCTCGCCGACCGGCTGAGCGACCTGGGCATCGCCTCACTGCGGTACGACAAGCTCGGCACCGGGGCCACCGGCCTCGGCCCGTACGCCGCCGACCCCTCGGCCCTGCTCGCCCACGGGTACGACGAACTCCGCGTCCAACCCGTCCGGGACGCCCTGACGTTCGTGGCCGGGCAGCCGGGCATCGACACCGACCGCCTGCTGCTGCTCGGGCACAGCGAGGGCGGCCCGTTGGCCCTGACCGTCACGACGGACCGCCGGGAGGCCCCGGCCGTGGCCGGGCTGCTGCTGATCGAGCCCGCCTACACCCGCATCCTGGACATCCTCGGCCGGCAGGTGCAGGACCAGGCCGCGGCTGCCGTGACGGGCGGGGCCCTGTCGGCCGCCGACGAGAAGGCACTGGCCGACTGGATGGACCTCGGTCGCGCCGAGATCCGCGCGGGGGACGTCGACCCGCCGCCCGTCGCGCCCCCGCTCCCCACGGCGACCGGGTACGCCGCCGAACTGCAGACCTCCGTCGGCGGCAACTTCTGGGGCTCGGACCCCGCCCAGATGGTGGTCTCGCACGCCTACCGCACCCGGTACGGCCGGGAGTACGACGCGATCGACCCGGCACACCTCGCGACGGAGGTGATCGTGCCGACGCTGATCACCTGCGGCACCAAGGACTTCAACACCCCGTGCGGGGACGGATCGCCGGGCTCGGGTGTCGCTGCGGTGGCCGCGGACCTCGACCCCGCTCTCGCCACCTTCGTCCGCCTCCCCGACACCGTCCACCTCCTCCGGGACATCACCACCCCCGGTGTGCCCGCACCCGCCGAGCAGATCACCCGCCCGTACTCCGGAGTGCTGGTCGACGCCCTCACCGACTTCCTGACCCACTTCTGACCCCCTGACCGAACGGACCCGATGAGTACCTCGCACTCCCCCGCCACGGACGAGCCGCAGCTGAAGCGCACCCTCGGGGGCTTCCAGGTCTTCGCCGTCTCGTTCGCCTTCATCTCGGTGGCCGTGGGGGTGTTCGCCACCTACGGAGAGATGCTGACCACGGCCGGGCCGGTGGGCATCTGGTTGTGGGTGATCTCCGCCGTGGGGCAGACCCTCGTCGCCCTGGTCGTCGCCCAGTTCGCCGCCCGCATCGCCCTGAGCGGCTCGTCCTACCAGTGGGCCTCCCGGTTGGCCAGTCCGAAGGTCGGGTGGTTCTTCGGGTACCTGACGCTCTGGTACCTGGCCACCGCCGTGGTGGCGATGGACAACGCCCTGGCCAGCCAGGCGCTGATGCCCCTGCTCGGCATGCCGGAGAGCGAGGACGACGCCCGGCTCATCACGATCGCCGTCCTGGTGGTGCAGGCGGTGCTGGTCATCGCCTCGACCCGCCTGCTCGGCCTGATCTCGTCGACCGCCGTGGCCATCGAGATCGGCATCGTGGTCGTGCTCGTGGTGGTGCTGCTGGCCGTGGTGATCACCACCGGCAGCGGGGATGTCGGCAACCTGGCCTCCCGGGGCGTGGCCGCCGGCGACCCGAACTACTTCGCGCTGGGCGGCGGCGCGATGGCAGGCATGCTCATGGGCCTGACGACGCTGGTCGGATTCGACTCCGCGGCGAACCTCGCGGAGGAGGCGAAGGACCCGTTCCGCACCGTCCCGCGGGCCATCGTGGCCTCGGTGATCGCCGCGGGGGTGGCCGGAATGCTCTTCCTGATCGCGCTGACGGTCTCGATCAAGGACATCGTCGCCGTCTCCGCGGCCGGCTCGCCGGTGGCAGCGATCATCCGGGAGCAGCTCGGCCCGGTCTGGGAGCGGGTCATGCTGGCCTGCATCGTCGTCGCCATGTTCGGCGCCGGCATGGTGGTCATGGCGGCGTGCTCCCGGCAGGTGTTCGCGATGGCCCGCGACCGGCGCCTGCCGGCCGCCGCGTTGCTGCGGCGCGTCGATCCCCGCACCCGGACCCCGATCGCGGCCACGGTGCTCATCGTGGTCGTCGGCGTGGTGCTGATGGTCGCGCTGCCCGGCGCGGCGCTCGTCCAGCTCATCAACATCGGCACCATCCTCCCCGCGATGATCTACGGCGGCATCGTCGTGCTCTACCTGGGCGTGCGGAACCGATTCGCGCGGCGGGAGGGTGGCTTCAGCCTCGGCCGCCTGGAGATGCCGGTGGCCGTCGCCGCGCTGATCTGGATCGGCGTGGCCCTCGTCTGCCTGGTCACCCCGGGCCAGGCCCTCGTCCCCGTGCTGATCGTCGTCGGGCTCGCCCTGCTGGGTGGCGTCTGGTTCGCCGTGATGCTGCGGTCCCGGGACAGGGTGCTCGATGCGGAGGACCCGGCGACCGACCGGGCGGAGGAGATCGCCGAGGCGGCGGGCTGAGCCGGCCACCGACGGCAGCCGAGCCCCGGCGGAGCCCGTCAGCCGGTGGCGACCGGACGCCCGGCGGCACACCACTGCGACCAGGACCCGGGGTACAGCGCGAGCTGCACACCGGCGACCGCCGCGGCCAGCACCAGATGGCAGGCGGTGACCCCGGAACCGCAGGACGCGCCCGCCGGGGTGGAGCCGTCGACCCCGGCGGCCGCGAACGCCGCGCGCAGCTCCGCGGCGGGTCGCATCGTGCCGTCCGGGCCGATCAGCGACGCGTACGGCAGGTTCACCGCACCCGGGATGTGCCCGGCGGCGGGGTCGATCGGCTCGACCTCCCCGCGGTACCGGGCGGCGGCGCGGGCGTCGAGCAGCATTCCCGTCGCCGCAAGGTCCGCCGCGCCGTCGATGTCGACGGTGGGCATCGACCCCGGCCGGACGGTGACCGACCCGGGCACCGCGGCCATCTCCTCGCCGCCGACCAGGCCCGCGGTCCAGGCCCCCAGTCCGCCGTCGAGCACCCGCACGTCGGTCAGACCGGACCAGCGCAGCAACCACCAGGCCCGGGCCGCCGGTGCGCCGTCGGCGCCGTCGTACACCACCACCGCACTGTCGTCGTCGATCCCGAGTCGTCGCCAGACCGCCTGCAGCGCAACCGGATCGGGCAGCGGGTGCCGACCGCCGGCCCCGGGTGCACCGGCCAGTTCGGCGTCCAGGTCGACGAACAGCGCACCGGGCAGGTGCCCGGCCCGGTGGGCGGCCGGGTCGGCGCCGGCGAGTGTCCACCGGACGTCGAGCAGGACCGGCGGGTGCCCGGACGCGAGGCGGTCGGCCAGCTCGGCCGCGGTGATCAGGGGCGAGGGTGCGGTCGTCATCCCGGCAGTGTGCCCGGACCGGACGGAGCGTTGCCGCCGGGTAGGATCGACACCGGCGAGTAAGGGGATATTCCAGGGTGAACGATCTGATCGATACCACCGAGATGTACCTGCGCACGATCTTCGAGCTGGAGGAGGAGGGCATCGTCCCGCTCCGGGCCCGGATCGCGGAGCGGCTCAACCAGAGCGGCCCGACCGTCAGCCAGACGGTCGCCCGCATGCAGCGGGACGGGCTGCTCGTCGTATCCGACGACCGTCATCTCGAACTGACCGACGCCGGGCGGGAACGCGCCGTGTCGGTCATGCGCAAGCACCGGCTGGCCGAACGCCTGCTGCTCGACGTCATCGGGCTCGACTGGCAGGACGTGCACGTCGAGGCGTGCCGCTGGGAACACGTGATGAGCGAGCAGGTCGAGCAGAAGCTCGTGGCCCTGCTCGGCCACCCGCAGACCTCCCCGTACGGCAACCCCATCCCCGGACTGGACTCCCTCGGCGAGACGGCACCGTCGGTCCAGGAGACCCACCGGGACCTGATCAGCGCCGAGGCCGCCGCCGTGCGCGGGGGTCGGTTCGAGGTGCGCCGCATCATCGAGATCGTGCAGAACCAGCCGGGAGTGATGGACCGGCTGCAGCGGGCCGGGGTCGTCCCCGGCGCCGTGCTCCAGTTCGAGGTCCGCAACGACGCCCTGGTGGTGGTCGACGGGCCCATCTCCACCGAACTGCACCCGGACGTCGCCCACGGCATCCACGTCCGCCCGGCGGCCGCCTGAGCCGATGAGCACGCAGAGCCCGGGTCGGAACACCGACCCGGGCTCCGTGCTGTGGCGTCCTGAGCCGCGACTCAGCTCTGCGGGGTCTGCACGGACGACGCACCGGGACGCGGGGCACCCAGCGCGGACGACCCGTAGGCCGGTTGCAGACGCAGCGCGTGGATGATCTCGGCCGCCTCCTCCGCGGGGGAACGACCCAGGTCCACGACCAGGGTCTGCTCGTCCTCCCCCGGCGGTTCCAGCGTGGCCAGCTGGGACTTCAGCAGGGCCGGGGGCATGAAGTGGCCGGTCCGGGTGGCCATCCGGCGGGTGATCACCTCGTCGTTGCCGGACAGGTGCACGAACCACACGTTCTCCCGGCGCATCCGGTCGCGGTAGATCCGCTTGAGCGCGGAGCAGGTGATGATGCCGGGCTGCCCGGCGTCGGTGTGCTCGCGGATCCAGCCGGCCACCACATCCAGCCAGGGCCAACGATCCTCGTCGGTGAGCGGTTCGCCCGCGGCCATCTTCGCCACGTTGCTCTCGGGGTGCATGTCGTCGCCCTCGGCGAAGTCCCAGCCCAGTTGACCGGCCAGGATCGCGGCCACGGTGGACTTCCCGGACCCGGACACCCCCATGATCACCAGCACCGGCTGCTGGGGTGGGACGGGCTTGCGAGCCTGCGGGGGGACCACGGCCATGGGGACTCCTTCGACGTCGATGGCAGGTGTCGCCGTTCCGCGGGCGGCGCGGCGACGGCCCCAGTGTGTCGGTCCGGGGCCACCGCGCCAACCGGGACCGACCGGGAGACCGACCGGCCCCGGGAGCGGGGCCGGTCGATCACGCGATCACGGGGTGGGCGAACCGCCGGTCACGCTGAGGGTGGCGCCGAGGACGTAGCTGGATTCCTGGCTGGCCAGGAACACGTAGGCCGGGGCCAGCTCGGCCGGCTGGCCGGGGCGGCCCAGCTCGGCCTGGGCACCGAACTCCGGGACCGCGTCGGCGGGCTGGCCGCCGACGACCTGCAGCGGGGTCCACACCGGGCCGGGGGCGACCACGTTGACGCGGATGCCCTTCTTGGCGACCTGCTGGGCCATCGCCTTGGAGAAGGTGTTGATGGACGCCTTGGTGGTGGCGTAGTCCAGCAGCATCGGTGACGGCGTGTACGCCTGCACCGAGGACGAGTTGATGATGGTGCTGCCCGGCTTCATGTGCGGGACGGCCGCCTTGCTGAGCCAGAACGTCGCGTAGACGTTCGTCTTGAACGTGTCGTCGAACTGCTGGGTGGTCAGGTCGGCGATGTCCTCGACGGCCTGCTGCTTGCCGGCGTTGTTGACCAGGATGTCCAGTCCGCCGAGCTCGGCCACGGCGGTGGCGATGAGCTGCTCGCAGTAGCTCTCGTCCTTCAGGTCACCGGGGTAGGCCACGGCCTTGCGGCCGGCGGCCTCGACGAGGGCGACGACCTCGCGGGCGTCCGGCTCCTCCTCGGGCAGGTAGGACAGCACGACATCGGCGCCCTCACGGGCGAAGGCGATGGCCACGGCGCGACCGATGCCGCTGTCCGCACCGGTGACGACGGCCTTGCGGCCGGTGAGCCGGCCGGTCCCGCGGTAGGTCTCCTCGCCGTGGTCGGGCTTGGGGTCCATGTCCCGGGCCAGACCCGGCTCGGACTGCTGCTGCTCGGCGAACTCCGGCTGCGGGTACTGGGTGGTCGGATCCTGGAAGGTGTACTGGTCGGTCATGTCGTCCTCCGGGGACGTGGGCCGGCCCGGGCGCACACGCGTGCACCGCAGGACCGGCAGGACGGGCGGCCACGGTCTGGACCGCCCGGTCGAGGACCCGGGACGTCGCGGACCGGGGGACGGCTGCGACGGGCGGTGTCCGGAGCCGACCCGGCAGGGCGACCCCGATCCCACAGTAGACGTGTCATCCACCGCCGCCCCCGGCCGACTCCACCCCGCGATCGCGACCCGGCGGCGCCGCGAGCCGCCGTCAGGCCGGGTCGTCGCGGGAGACCACGTCCAGGAACAGCCGGCGGGCCCGGTCCAGCCCGGCCTGCGAGGCGACCGCCACCGGGAACCCCGCCGGGAGCGTGTCCCGCACTTCCCGGATCAGCTGGTGGCGGCGGTCGTTGCGGCGGTGGGCCGGCAGGTCGCCGAGGCTGTCGGCTAGCCGGTCGAGTGCCTCGCCCGGGAACACCCGGTCCCACTGCTCGCGTTCGGGACCGAACCCCCAGGCCGACCGGTCCGGACGGGTGGACCGCAGGGCGGCGGTGGCGACGAGATCGACGGCGTCGTCGGTGATCTCGACGCCGTAGTCCGCCCGGGCCTGTTCCGGGCCGACCAACCCGGAGAGCACATCGGCCAGGACGGCGGCAGGCTCCCGGTCGAAGGGGTGGCCGTACCCGCCGGCCCCCGCGGTCCGCAGCACCACCCGGTCACCCGGCCGCAGCGGCACGACATCGACCACGGAGAGCCGGATCTCGCCGGGCGCACCCTCGTTGACGACCATCTCGGTGGCCGACCCCGGCCCGCCGCCGGCGTACCCCCACGGACGGAAGCGTTGCCGCTCCAGTCCGCGGGCGAGCAGGCTGCCGTTCTCCAGGGCCTCGAACTCGAGTTCCAGGCCGCACCCGCCGCGCCACCGGCCGGCCCCGCCGGACCCGGTCCGGACGCCGTACCGCAGCACCCGCACGGCGATCGAGGACTCGACCACCTCGACGGGGTTGTTGGACAGGTTGGAGATGCCGGAGTCGCGGCCGTCGATCCCGTCGGCGCCGTGGCGCGCGCCGGTCCCGCCGACCATCGGCTCCACCACCTGCACGGTCGACCCGCCGGTGGCCGACGGTGCGAACACGACGGGGACGACCAGGCCGCTGGAGGCCGCCGGGAGGGTCTGCGGCGCGGCCTGGATGAGCGCCCCGGACACCACGTCGTTGACCCGGGACACCGTCGCGTGGCGGACGCCGATCGCGGCGGGCGCCTCGGCGTTGAGCAGGGTGCCCGACGGGGCCCGGAACCCGATGCCGTCCATCAGGCCGCCGTTCAGCGGGATCTCCGGGTCCAGGGTGCCGACGAGCGCGAACAGCCGGGTGACGACCCAGGAGTGGGCGCGGCCCAGGGTCACCACGTTGAGGGCGGACCGCGCCTGGGGATCGGTGCCGGTGAAGTCCAGGTCGACCGTGCCCGCCCGCACCGTGGCCGTCACGGCCACCCGCAGCGGAACGTCGGAGACGGCGTCGTCGTCCAGGTAGTCGGCGAACCGGTAGACCCCGTCGGCGAGCCGGGACAGGGCGGAGCGGGCCCGGGCGGCGGTCTGCCGCCGGGCGTGCGCGCCGATCTCGGCGAACCCGGCCGGGCCGTGCTCCCCGACCAGGCCGGCGACCCGTTCCCGACCCCGGTCCAGCGAGGCCAGCATGGCGGCCAGGTCGCCGTCGTTGGCGTCCGGCGTGCGGGTGTTGGCCCGGAGCAGTGCCGCCATGCCGGGCAGCACCCGCCCGGCCGACACGTACTTGACCGGCGGCAGGCGGAGCCCCTCGGCGAACACCGAGTCGTTGAGGACGCTGACCGAGGACGGCACCCGGCCGCCCACGTCGGAGACGTGGATGAAGGTCCAGCCGTAGCCGATGATCTCGCCGTCGTGGAAGTACGGGGCGATGGCGTGCACGTCGGGCAGATGGGTGGACAGC
Proteins encoded in this window:
- a CDS encoding MarR family transcriptional regulator, with amino-acid sequence MDDDTLLAVIHRGRPATVGEIAALAHLDPTQVGAAVDRLQARGVLEVRDGRIDYRHPADWAAQAAAASRADVRARVADGLGDLERIVTALPGMLRHFAVGEVSTDLVPVTIRHGEHASEDLWFDTAQHDSGTLDAVLPAIERFLATSPERRERFGRALAAKDTVRVIVPTSSLGDPAARDRMDRYTRAGLAFRSMQTPPSWFWVDGDQVSMPFEWGEGRPTSVLGIRNAALADLTRAYFAEIWQRADPPAGGEPAWTPLLRLMRQGITLETASRTLGINPRTGRRRVAAAMEHYGVATLFALGVACRTDLEHSG
- a CDS encoding alpha/beta hydrolase produces the protein MIGCLAATGPGGIRPWLLAGVALLLLGAVCLVVRPRRRAVPTPVGMSVGLVVVLVVGGTVAGPAPVARATDGDAGTVSCPSAGSTGTPARAPSTAIGGDTEITYVSGGVTVHGSYRGPVDPARPVPAVVIVGGTGAVDRNGDAPGLATGAYRWLADRLSDLGIASLRYDKLGTGATGLGPYAADPSALLAHGYDELRVQPVRDALTFVAGQPGIDTDRLLLLGHSEGGPLALTVTTDRREAPAVAGLLLIEPAYTRILDILGRQVQDQAAAAVTGGALSAADEKALADWMDLGRAEIRAGDVDPPPVAPPLPTATGYAAELQTSVGGNFWGSDPAQMVVSHAYRTRYGREYDAIDPAHLATEVIVPTLITCGTKDFNTPCGDGSPGSGVAAVAADLDPALATFVRLPDTVHLLRDITTPGVPAPAEQITRPYSGVLVDALTDFLTHF
- a CDS encoding amino acid permease, translated to MSTSHSPATDEPQLKRTLGGFQVFAVSFAFISVAVGVFATYGEMLTTAGPVGIWLWVISAVGQTLVALVVAQFAARIALSGSSYQWASRLASPKVGWFFGYLTLWYLATAVVAMDNALASQALMPLLGMPESEDDARLITIAVLVVQAVLVIASTRLLGLISSTAVAIEIGIVVVLVVVLLAVVITTGSGDVGNLASRGVAAGDPNYFALGGGAMAGMLMGLTTLVGFDSAANLAEEAKDPFRTVPRAIVASVIAAGVAGMLFLIALTVSIKDIVAVSAAGSPVAAIIREQLGPVWERVMLACIVVAMFGAGMVVMAACSRQVFAMARDRRLPAAALLRRVDPRTRTPIAATVLIVVVGVVLMVALPGAALVQLINIGTILPAMIYGGIVVLYLGVRNRFARREGGFSLGRLEMPVAVAALIWIGVALVCLVTPGQALVPVLIVVGLALLGGVWFAVMLRSRDRVLDAEDPATDRAEEIAEAAG
- a CDS encoding sulfurtransferase; the encoded protein is MTTAPSPLITAAELADRLASGHPPVLLDVRWTLAGADPAAHRAGHLPGALFVDLDAELAGAPGAGGRHPLPDPVALQAVWRRLGIDDDSAVVVYDGADGAPAARAWWLLRWSGLTDVRVLDGGLGAWTAGLVGGEEMAAVPGSVTVRPGSMPTVDIDGAADLAATGMLLDARAAARYRGEVEPIDPAAGHIPGAVNLPYASLIGPDGTMRPAAELRAAFAAAGVDGSTPAGASCGSGVTACHLVLAAAVAGVQLALYPGSWSQWCAAGRPVATG
- a CDS encoding metal-dependent transcriptional regulator, which translates into the protein MNDLIDTTEMYLRTIFELEEEGIVPLRARIAERLNQSGPTVSQTVARMQRDGLLVVSDDRHLELTDAGRERAVSVMRKHRLAERLLLDVIGLDWQDVHVEACRWEHVMSEQVEQKLVALLGHPQTSPYGNPIPGLDSLGETAPSVQETHRDLISAEAAAVRGGRFEVRRIIEIVQNQPGVMDRLQRAGVVPGAVLQFEVRNDALVVVDGPISTELHPDVAHGIHVRPAAA
- a CDS encoding gluconokinase, encoding MAVVPPQARKPVPPQQPVLVIMGVSGSGKSTVAAILAGQLGWDFAEGDDMHPESNVAKMAAGEPLTDEDRWPWLDVVAGWIREHTDAGQPGIITCSALKRIYRDRMRRENVWFVHLSGNDEVITRRMATRTGHFMPPALLKSQLATLEPPGEDEQTLVVDLGRSPAEEAAEIIHALRLQPAYGSSALGAPRPGASSVQTPQS
- a CDS encoding SDR family oxidoreductase, yielding MTDQYTFQDPTTQYPQPEFAEQQQSEPGLARDMDPKPDHGEETYRGTGRLTGRKAVVTGADSGIGRAVAIAFAREGADVVLSYLPEEEPDAREVVALVEAAGRKAVAYPGDLKDESYCEQLIATAVAELGGLDILVNNAGKQQAVEDIADLTTQQFDDTFKTNVYATFWLSKAAVPHMKPGSTIINSSSVQAYTPSPMLLDYATTKASINTFSKAMAQQVAKKGIRVNVVAPGPVWTPLQVVGGQPADAVPEFGAQAELGRPGQPAELAPAYVFLASQESSYVLGATLSVTGGSPTP
- a CDS encoding hydantoinase B/oxoprolinase family protein; this translates as MLSVLDKDIAQTRLIAVAEEMCLTLQRASRSLYVRETADFACALADLSGRFIAYPQAIGVSGFVGLDVSHAVSVVREREGLEPGDVILTNDPYLSGALSTHLPDVHAIAPYFHDGEIIGYGWTFIHVSDVGGRVPSSVSVLNDSVFAEGLRLPPVKYVSAGRVLPGMAALLRANTRTPDANDGDLAAMLASLDRGRERVAGLVGEHGPAGFAEIGAHARRQTAARARSALSRLADGVYRFADYLDDDAVSDVPLRVAVTATVRAGTVDLDFTGTDPQARSALNVVTLGRAHSWVVTRLFALVGTLDPEIPLNGGLMDGIGFRAPSGTLLNAEAPAAIGVRHATVSRVNDVVSGALIQAAPQTLPAASSGLVVPVVFAPSATGGSTVQVVEPMVGGTGARHGADGIDGRDSGISNLSNNPVEVVESSIAVRVLRYGVRTGSGGAGRWRGGCGLELEFEALENGSLLARGLERQRFRPWGYAGGGPGSATEMVVNEGAPGEIRLSVVDVVPLRPGDRVVLRTAGAGGYGHPFDREPAAVLADVLSGLVGPEQARADYGVEITDDAVDLVATAALRSTRPDRSAWGFGPEREQWDRVFPGEALDRLADSLGDLPAHRRNDRRHQLIREVRDTLPAGFPVAVASQAGLDRARRLFLDVVSRDDPA